gagcaccacaatttgaaagcatcagttttttggtgctcagccttctttacagtccaactctcacatctgtacatgattgtTGGAAAAATCTTAACTTTGACTATACggccctttgtcagcaaagtgatgtctctgcatttaatatgctatctaggtttgtcaaagctttctttccaaggagcaagcatgttttaatctcgtggttgcagtcaccatccacagtgattttggagaccaagaaatttaaatctgccactgcttccacttttcggaccagatgccatgatcttggtttttgtaatattgttttaagccagtttttaactaattaatttaattaaccCAAATTAATTTCTTGATCAGTTTTCTATAGTACATTactatatttctaattttttcatgTGAATAAAACATTGAAGTTGAAAAAAGTTTACAAGAGTCTCACGTGAATATTGTCTTAAGGGAAAAGAAGCTTAAAGTTTAGAGCTTCTTAGGACTTCTGGACCATTTGgcccaatatttttctttttttagcctaGGAAATAACACTTTATTAATACAGTTTCTTTCCACAGTCCTTTCCAACTCCATCCATTTTAAATGGAAATCTATACCTTAGCAAAAAACATGGTGTGTTCTGTTTAATGAAGCCTTGCCAGTTTGATTgcaattttgaaataaatgtgtTGCAAGGATGCCATGTGGGGgaaataatttcctttattttctctggTGTAGGCAGGGGGAAGGGAGAGCAGCATGTTACTATGAAAGTAATAGTAATTTGGATTTGTTTACATGTTACTTTGTGTGTCTCAttgttaaaattttgaattaaaaaataaaccaaaataaaactCCCTCTTGAATAACCCAGCTTCTAAACTCATTAGGCAGGAGCTATTTAGGATTTAGcagtctccaaaatcacagtgttGAGAGGGTTTTGAATAgaggtatgatttttttttttggtccctagTTTCCATGTAGGAAATATTAGAATTTCTAGGTCAAGGGTGAACTTGAAGATTGGTGATTGTAATTAAGAATCATCTATTCCGTGTGTTTTTGTAGAGTATTCACCATTAtcttccctagtgactcaaaGGGTAAAGAGagtctgtttgcaatgcaggagacccatgttcgatccctgggtggggaagatcccctggagaagggaatggcaacccactctagtattcttgcctggaaaatcccgtggactaaggagcctggcgggccccaatccatggggtcacagagagtcggatatgactgagtgactaacactcacctCACCCTCActgttattattttactttagaagAGTGTAAAGGGGATTCATAAATACTGGGTTTATAGAGCAGAAACAGTATATTGGGAACACTTCAGAGCTGTTTCCATATGTGGAGTTTCTCTAGCTTACGAACAAATTCTTTAAAGCTGCATGCATTGTCCCATATGGTAACCTCTAAGCACATGTGGCTACTGGACACTTGAAATGTCATTAACTGgaactgaacttttaatttttttttcattttaattaagctAATAAACaatgtaatttttttccattaaaccTGACTTTTGTTTCATTAGGACTACATTTCACTTTAACCATTGAAAATTTAGCATCCAATTTGAGATGTGctgtaagtataaaatacataCCAAATTTCTCAgacttagaattttaaaaaagaatataatatatctcaatattttttatattgataATGTGTTGAAGTGATCTTTTGGATCTGTTGGGTAAATaagatattgaaagtgaaagtggagcgtgaagaagttggcttaaagcttcagaaaacgaagatcatggcatccggtcccatcacttcatgggaaatagatggggaaacagtgtcagactttatttttgggggctccaaaatcactgcagatggtgactgcagccatgaaattaaaagatgcttactccttggaagaaaagttatgaccaacttagacagcatattcaaaagcagagacattactttgccgactaaggtctgtctagtcaaggctatggtttttccagtggtcatgtatggatgtgagagttggactgtgaagaaggctgagcgccgaagaattgatgcttttgaagtgtggtgttggagaagactcttgagagtcccttggactgcaaggagatccaaccagtccattctgaaggagatcaaccctgggatttctttggagggaatgctgctaaagctgaaactccagtactttggccacctcatgtgaagagttgactcattggaaaagactctgatgctgggagggattgggggcaggaggagaaggggacgacagaggatgagatggctggatggtatcactgactcaatggacatgagtctgagtgaactctgggaattggtgatggacagggaggcctggcctgctgtgattcatggggttgtaaagagtcggacacgactgagcaactgaactgaactgaactgaaaattagtatttaaaaaatgtaaaagacctTGTGAGGCAGGAAGTGACACTAGTGGCACAGGCAAATGCTGTGTGCAGAGACAGTTGAAAAAAATTGCTACCTGAGGTAGTCAGTAATAGCTTCTTAGGTGGTAAGATTTCATTGAACCTTGAGGGGTGAGTGAAACTGGGGAGAGATTAAACGGAGGGCTGAAGGGAGAACATTAGAAGTGTGAAGGTAGTAAAGTACAAGATGTTTTGGAGGGAAAGGATGGGGCAATATAAGTGAATTGGTCTTGTTAAGAAAATGTTATAACAAAATTGTGTCACTGGGAATATGTGGCTCAGTATGACCCTAGACCcagaattggagaaggcagtggcaccccactccagtactcttgcctggaaaatcccatggatggaggagcctggtaggctacagtccatggggtcgcgaagttgggcacgactcagtgacttcactttcacttttcactttcatgctttggagaaggaaatggcagcccactctagtgttcttgcctggagaatcccagggacgggggagcctgatgggctgccgtctatggggtcgcgcagagttggacacaactgaagcaacttagcaacagcagcagcagacccagaATAAGGAAACCAAGGGACTGTCTATCCTTAATGACATTTTAGTCCAAAGGGTcttttgaaatcagtctgttcaAACTCCTACCTAATATCTAGCCTCTACTTGAATACTTCCAGAAATTGGTAGTAGCTTACTTCAAGAGACTGGTTGCATCTCTACTTTTGGACAGTCTTATTTGTTTGACTATTAAAAGACAGAATTATTTGCTTTATATTTCTTCCAGCTCTTGGCTCTAATTTGACCCTGTGGTTTGCTCTCTTATATGTTATAACTCCAAATATTTGAAGGTGGTAATTGTGTCCATTTTTAGTGTTGTCTTTGGGTTAGACATTTTCAAGTAATTCAGCCATTTATTTTATGGTATTCCCTGGCTTCTCACCATCTTAGTCACTCTAGATATTTTCTAGATGTTTGTCAGTGCCCTTTTGgatgtatttttaatgtttcaaataCTCTACATGTAGTCTGAACAGCAAGTAGCATTGAGACTACTACCTATTTTTATCTGAATACTGTGACCTAGGAAAGGTTTGTCAACCTGTGACTCCAAGGTTTCTTAACGGTCAAGTCAAACATGCTTTTAACTGAGCTTTTGTTAACTAAAAACTTCAGGTCATCTTCATGTTGCCAGGACAGGTCCCCCTCTCCCCATCAGCTTGATAACCCTTAAAGTGTTTAAAGTAGCACATTTACCATCATTTTTGTTGATTTCCACTCATCCTCACAGCCCACTGAgaattcaggatttttttttttgattatatACATCTTCATTACTAACTCCCAGCATTGAGTTGTCTATAGATTTGGCTGGCATGTCTTTGACTTGGTTCTTTTCAAAATGCTTAAGACTGGGCTCAGTCTTTGAGAGTGGTATTCAGCAACTGTGAATCTGTTAAATTGTATTGTCATCAAGCTCCTTGCTGCTCAAACTGATTCTAGGATTAGCAGCGTCAGCATTACGTGAAGGCTTACTTAAAATGCATGCTCTCAGGCCTCACCCCcaatctactgaatcagaacctgTATTTTTACAAGATTTCCAGGTGTTTCGTTTGTATGTTGAAGTTTGAGAAGCATGGATCTAGCCTATATTTCTCCATAAAATAGGATGCAAAAACTTTTCAGACTCTGTACAAAAACCAAGCCAGACGTTTCAGCAGTATTATCCTGATGCCTCTATCAAAAAGTTTCTCAACCTTGACTGTGCAGTGGAATTAcctgcagaatttttaaaatgtcgcTGTCTGGCCCCAGAGAAAGCTCCTCAAGTGATTTTAATGTGAGAATCTTGTAAAGCAAGTTCTATGTGAAAGAAGACTATGTAATGCAAATGAGGTTAATTTGACAGTGAATTCCACTTCTGGTGTGAACATGTTTTTCTACATGTTTGCAATATATCTGATAGTCTATAGCAGAATTCCATGCGCCACCACTCCCCCCAGGTTTTGTGCCAGATTTTGCTGTGTTATAGTTTATAGACGTCACTTTCTTTGCAGATTAGATTATCTGGTATTCCCTGTTCTCTGATTTCTCAAAGATTGGAAATTTTGCAGTttggattttgatttttttttttctttgagaaactTGGTTTTTTCCACTACTTCCAGTTGGAAGATGATTCTCCTTGCTGAATAAGATAGAAGTTGAGTGCCTCTATCTACCATTTTCTATTACTATACCACCTGTACCAGAGGCTTAGTAAAAGATCTCATTCTTATTTCAGATTTGTTTTTCAAAGCCATTTAAAAGCTCTTTCCCATACTTTTGAAAGTTTCTATTCCTTGTGGGCTTTAACCTCTGACACTATTTTTAAGACTTTGTGCCATTCTTGTAACAGTCCTTGGTATGTGATTTTTCTATTATCTTTGATTTCTGTCCTTCAGATGTCAGAACTTATCAGAAATTTTTGCCTTCTTTGAAAGCTTTGCATTCTTAAAGCCTTTCAACCCTACTGAGTTTTcagtttttagaaattattttcagaacTATTTATTGATCTATTCCTTCATAAGTGGACTTGGTCCTTTCATGTTACTACTATTCAGAATATTAACTGCTTAATATTAGCCAAGTGTGATTTCTTTGATTTGGGAAATTATGGCTGAactttctttgtgcttttctgtatttttttttaattaactgtgTTCTATTTATTACCAATACTAAGTTGTAGAAAAttttggcttgttttttttttcattgcctgGTCCCTATAACGTTAATGGGTGTTTTATTTAACCTGTTGACTTCTACTCTTACAGtttcaagttatttaaaaaacagcatcTTTCAGAAATTTATATAGTTTAGTCTTACCAAAATTGAGAAATCTTAGTTATGAAATTAGGAAACTCCAAAAATATTAAGgtctctctcccttttccctttccttgAGATAATTCATCTTGTTTGTTTAAAGAATGATAGACCTAAGAATAATGATAAGAAAAACAGTGGAGAGCCAGATGTGCCCATGTATAGACTAAAATTTGTTTAGACTCATCAGACAGGTAGAcagtcttctttgtttttttaatatctgaaagatggcttgtttttatttttctctagtaTTGACATAAACATCCAGATACTTCATGTTTTGTGTGTTGGATTAAATCCTAGTACCAACATAGATTACTGCTTTTCCACAAATCAGATTTTCACATGTTTCTGAGTTAACTTTTGTCATTGTGAACTTGAGTCAATCTGGGGttggaaggaaaagaatattctatatatatatttcctaggGCTGTACAAATAGTGAGTGACAATTAAGTTTTGGCTAATTTTATGTACTATCCAGAGTAGGGGTtgacaaactttttctgtaaaaggccagatagtaaattttttttcactttgctaaTCAGAATTGAATATATTACATagttatttatataaaaagagaGAAGCCAAATTTCCACAGTTTTTCTTGATGTAATAATAAATGAGTACAATGTTTTATAATACAGGTCTACTAGTGAGAAGAATGGTATTCTTTTTGGTAGGATAACATTTTGCTTAATTGGGGCTAAACATTCTTTATTATCCGAATCATTTGCAGATGTCCATTTACTGTTTTCTGATTTGAAATGAGATTTTACAAATTTCGTTGTTGAAAATGTCTTCACACATAAAAGTACGCTATCTAATCAATATATAAGCGTATGATTTTAATTGTAAATTTGCCCAACTTGATATATTTTTGCTctacacatattttttttaaccaccatTTCAGTTGTAACACATTTTCACAGATTCCACCTCAGGTTGTGCTGAATTAGTGTTTCTCAGCTTCTTTGAAAATGTTATCACCTGTAGTTAGTTGTTCCATGCAAACTATTCAGAGACTACTTCTTTAGTTACTTCAAACTCCTCAAATAACTTGACTATAAGTGAATAGTATCGGTTATATTTGTCAACTCGTCAAGAACCAAAGGGGACTACTCATTTGCTTCCTTGTTTTTCACTTGATGATTGATATATCCCAGTATCGTCACTTTTTGAGCAACTGTTCTCATTAAAAGGCTAATAATCTTAAACCAGTTTATTTTCTGTGGACTATTTGTTTAGCTTCTGCAGTCAAACACAATTTAGCTAACATATCATTGATAAATGTCTTTCCTTGCTTAGCCAACAAATGAGCCACCTAGAAACTTACTCTGGTTGaagcttcattttttatttttgtgaggaaatattttgtgatatttgttttaaattttctaatttttcagacCATAGGTTTCCTGTGAATTGAAAATACTATGATGAGTGCTTAGTCTAATaatattaatgtatattttattattttagcacAGGTACAGTTTCAGTGTCATtgcattataaataaaatacttgcCATCTACTCTAATAAAATAATCCATATCCACTGTGCCTTTAGAGATGGTACTCAGTGTTCATCAAGTTTTACTGGAATACAGCTGTACACgttcatttacatattgtctgtggGCTGCTTTCTTCCTataatggcagagttgagtagttgtgacagactATGTGGCACTGTCACTGCTTTGCACTGGTGATCTGTGCACTGCAAGTCACGGTGATGCAATTATAACTTGACAGCATTTCAAGTGCCATGCTTATACtgtaacatttttctaaattacCAGTGCACACTCATAGTATTAAATGGAGAAAGTGGGCTTGACCATTAGCATTTTTAGAACTTCTATTCTACATGTCATATCTCTGTGAGAGGCAGTAGAGCATAGAGAAACCTGAATTCAGATTGTCTGGATTCAGCTTCTGGCCCTGTTACTTGTTAGTTGTGTAACCCTGATTAAGTTATATAACCCCTCTAtactttagtttcttcatctgtaaaaaaaaaaggaataacaacaacaacagtgtttGTGCACAGTGTCATTGTGAGgactaaaaaacaaaagcaattacAGTGCCAAGAATTCAGTAAGCTGCTTGGGTCTAACCTTGTTGAATAGACACCGTTCAATTCTTGCTACACTGCTGAATTCTTACCTGTATTTCTCTAACCAAACTTTTCTCTGGACAAGTAgctaagaatttatttatttgatctcatacaattttcacacatcACAAAATATTCTcttagaaaaacatttaaaagtataACCATTCTTAGATCTCAAGGAGAAAACATAGTCACCAGGGCTAAGTTTGGTCTAtgggccatagtttgccaacccctgaccTAGTCTTTTCCTAGTATAACAAACAGTGCTTTTCAGTGTTTGTATTAGGAAGTTTCCATTCATATGAGGTCTTAAAATTCATGTCTCAACCTGAATTCTGGATTTTCACACAATTAAAACTGTTATATAGAAGATATACTGACTTTTGTTTTCAAGAGtaatctcctttctccttttagaTAATTTTCCACTTGTTCATCAAGATGGAAAGCTCAGATTGTAACGATAAAGGAAGTGGTGATCAGTCTGCAGCACAGCGCAGAAGTCAGATGGACCGATTGGATCGGGAAGAAGCTTTCTATCAATTTGTAAATAACCTCAGTGAAGAAGATTATAGGCTTATGAGGGATAACAATTTGCTAGGCACCCCAGGTATGCAATGTGTAGtttaaagatttatatatatatataaattgctggtctttaaaaaaacagctgttttttaaaaaaatgttttgtttaccATTGTGAAGTATGATTTTAATACCAGGGATATAGAATGAAATTTACTGCTGTACTTATTACTTGATATTATTCACTCATATTTGGAATTATCCTATGTCAGGATTTTTAGTGAGGAATTATATTATGAATTTATAGTAAGCTGAAGTGAAAAGAGTGGAGCTGAACAATCTTTttgttatttatctttatttaactCTACTAGACAGTGGTCTGGAAGAGCTAATGGGAACTTTGGTTCTTAGGACCTTGGGTAAAATAGTCAGTTATTCAGAAATTTGTGCTTGGTTATTCTTTTTTGTCtcattaggtcccatttgatTCTAGTTAAAATTCGTTATGTCACTTCCTCCTCATTTCTGTTTAATTCTATTAACGTTTGAGTGAttgcttaaattttaaaaggtaagGCATTAGTGTGGTTATTATGAGATGGAGTGTATTTTGAGCCAGGAGTACCAGACTTGAGTCAGAATACCAGAGTTGGCATTCTTGCCCTACTATATATTAACGAATCAGCTCACTCACTCTGAGTTTCTTTGTCTTAAAATGCAGATAAtatctatctcccagagttgcatTTTTGAAGAATGAGATATTGTATGCAAAAGCATATTGTAAACTGGAaaggaatacaaataaataaaagttgtaATGTCATGCTCTCAAATAGGTGAATTTTACTCAGGTTCCTACTCTTTGGTTGTCATCTCCAATGGATAAGTCAttggattttatttataattttgcaaatattttaaactgttcTCAGGTGAAAGTACTGAGGAAGAGTTGCTGAGGAGACTACAACAAATTAAAGAGGGCCCACCACCACAAAACTCAGATGAAAATAGAGGTAAGTTTTTCTTGGGAGAGGGGTGTAAAGGATGAAATGGATAAGGAGCTTCCTATGATAAATGTCAGCCAAAGATAATCCAAATCAGTAGCACAAATTAATTTGGTGTTAAGTAACTGCTCATAAAAAGAACTGGCATTTTCTTGATATTTGGTGAgaatgttaacttttttttcctgctttaccTGTGGGATTTTTGAGTGTTAATTGGGATATAGGAATGTCCTGTCTTAAATgtgatcatttttctttattttccacctTCATTGAAATTTCCCTGTACCCACTGAATTAGTCCTTCCTTATAAACCTGACTTCCTCACCAGCAGAAAGGTTGCAGTCTCTAATCTGATGGTTCTCAGTCAGGtataatgtctggagacatttttggttgggAGTTTGCTGTTTGCTCTAGTGGGTGGAGGtaagggatgctgctgctgctgctactgctaagtcacttcagtcgtgtccgactctgtgtgaccccacagatggcagcccaccaggctcccatgtccctgggattctccaggcaagaacactggagtgggttgccatttccttctccaatgcatgaaagtgaaaagtgaaagtgaagtcgctcagtcgtgtccgactctttgcaaccccatggactgcagcctaccaggctcctctgtccatgggatggagtggggtgccatcgccttctccgagggatgctgctaaacatcctaaaaTGCACAGCACAGcgcccacaacaaagaattatttggTTCAAAATGTAAATAGTCACACTGTTAAGAAATCTTGTTCTTACTCAGGTCTGGTGTTTCTCCTTCAGGGTGAAATATGATAACAATTAGGTTGTTGAATGTGCTGTATATGTACTATGCTAGGTTCAGACTCTTTACTTGTTCTGATCTCTAatttcatattaatttaaaatcttgGTAACATGAAGAAGTaatcttgtttatatttttgcaaTGTCTAAAGCAGTCCTATAGTTTTTAAATGTCTTGTATTATCCAAGGCACTTAAGTCAAGAGCCCAAAGAAATGTTATAGGCTAATAAAAATCTAACCAAAAAAATGCAATTTGAACTAAAATACTAGCCCTGTACCTCAACTGGTGTTTTACCTTATTTGATTATGTTAGTGTTTTGACAGTGGACTGAAAAAAATGTCTTCTGACAGTCCCCAGTGGTACACTAGGCTCTGTATACAATGCTAAAAATAGACTTCCTCCcaattccctttttaaaaaaatgatttaaatttctCTAGGATTCGCTTGCTGTTTTAAAATGGAATTGAAAGTTTCCTGCTTTTACTTGCCAATCAGTGcagtatagtttaaaaaaatctgtaaattgAAATTTGTTCAGAATGTTTTTCTGTTAATATGAAGTTTCAGagtataatttcttatttttaatagttccttttctcccctccctGTTTAAAAAACAGGTGGAGACTCTTCAGATGATGTATCTAATGGTGACTCTATAATAGACTGGCTTAACTCAGTCAGACAAACTGGAAATACGACAAGAAGTGGGCAAAGAGGAAACCAATCTTGGAGAGCAGTGAGTCGGACTAATCCAAACAGTGGTGATTTCAGATTCAGTTTAGAGATCAATGTTAACCGTAATAATGGGAGCCAAAATCCAGAGAATGAAAATGAACCATCTACAAGACGTTCTAGTGGAGAAAGTATGGACAACAACAGCCAAAGACAAATGGAAAATCCACGATCTGAATCAACATCTGCAAGGCCACCCAGATCAGAACGAAGTTCAACTGAAGCATTAACAGAAGCCCCACCTACCAGAGGTCAGAGAAGGGCAAGAAGTAGGAGCCCAGACCATCGGAGAACCCGAGCAAGAGCTGAAAGAAGTAGATCACCTCTACATCCAATGAGTGAAATTCCACGAAGATCTCATCATAGTATCTCATCTCAGACTTTTGAGCATCCTTTGGTAAATGAGACTGAAGGAAGTTCTAGAACCCGGCACCACGTGACATTAAGACAGCAAATAAGTGGACCTGACTTACTAACTAGAGGTCTTTTTGCAGCTTCTGGAACAAGAAATGCCTCACAAGGAGCAGGATCTTCAGACACAACTGGCAATGGTGAATCTACAGGATCAGGCCAGAGACCTCCAACCATAGTCCTTGATCTTCAAGTAAGAAGAGTTCGTCCTGGAGAATATCGGCAGAGAGATAGCATAGCTAGCAGAACTCGGTCAAGGTCTCAGACGCCAAACAACACCGTCACttatgaaagtgaacgaggaggtTTTAGGCGTACGTTTTCACGTTCTGAGCGAGCAGGTGTGAGAACCTATGTCAGTACCATCAGAATTCCAATTCGTAGAATCTTAAATACTGGTTTAAGTGAGACTACATCTGTTGCAATTCAGACCATGTTAAGGCAGATAATGACTGGTTTTGGCGAGTTAAGCTACTTTATGTACAGTGATAGTGATTCAGAGCCTAGTGGCTCAGTCTCGAGTCGAAATATGGAAAGGTCAGAGTCACGGAATGGAAGAGGGGGTTCTGGTGGTAGTAGCAGTTCTGGTTCAAGTTCCAGTTCGAGTCCTAGTTCCAGTTCCAATGGTGAAAGTTCAGAGACTAGCTCAGAGGTATTTGAAGGCAGTAATGAAGGAAGCTCATCATCAGGCTCATCAGGTGCCAGGCGAGAGGGTCGACACAGGGCCCCAGTAACATTTGATGAAAGTGGCTCTCTGCCCTTCCTTAGTCTCGCTCAGTTTTTCCTCTTAAATGAGGATgatgatgaccaacctagaggaCTCACCAAAGAACAGATTGACAACTTGGCAATGAGAAGTTTTGGTGAAAATGATGCATTAAAAACCTGTAGTGTTTGCAttacagaatacacagaaggcaaCAAACTTCGTAAACTACCTTGTTCCCATGAGTACCATGTCCACTGCATCGATCGCTGGTTATCTGAGAATTCTACTTGTCCTATTTGTCGTAGAGCAGTCTTAGCTTCTGGTAACAGAGAAAGTGTTGTGTGATTAAGGTCTGAACTCTCAGCTACGTAGCTGGTATAGTGATGGGCAAACAGGAATCACTTGCTTTCTGTCCACTTTTTGAGTGGTGCTTAAATGTAAAGTAGCAACCAGAATCGAGTCATTGCTTTCTGAATGAGTCATTGTCCTTTCTCTAATTTCTGttccaaaataaaaggaaatatttaaaagcaacatGTTAGGACATAAAAATCTGACTTCAGTATCAGTAATTGTTATTACTGATGATTTATCATATacttgtcagtttctcctttgttATCTTAAAAGGTCTGCCTTAGCAATGACTCTTACCTGTTTCATATTGATCTTTAAAGTTTCATATGCCATAGGAAAGAGGGGTGAAGGAAATTCCCAGTTTAGACTCAGTTACAGTACATGTTGCCTAAGTGACTGCTTAAAGCTATACCATTCCCAGTTATTAGTTGGCACACATTCAGCTACATTCTGAATATCATTTGTTCACCTTTCAGACAAGGTGATATTGGACTTATCAGTGTAAATAACACTAAGATTAGGATCTTCTAAGTGTATAACTGTCTTCTAAGCCCATCACTGTGGCACACTGTAGAGTGAGCTTATAGTTTAATTGAGATATTTATCTtgtggaaatattaaaaaaaaaaggcctatGCTTGTGTAAGTGAAAAAATcacattcatttgtttaaaaatgtaaagctaTTTTGTAGAGGCTCAGTACTTTTTCCAATGCACTGTTGTATTAATGCATTAAAAATTGTAAAGTACCATgcttagaaatgaaaaaactgCTTTTTGTGAGCcaacatagtaaaaaaaaaaaaccacacacacacaccaaacaaaGTACAAAGCTGCTTTTGTAAGTGTGTAGATGTAAGAGCAGAACATATCTATAATATTTAATGTATGTGAACAGCTACTGTGACCTGCAAAGGAAAGGACAGAGTATGGATTTAGGCGGGAAATGAAAGAGGGAGTATAGAGAAAAGCGCTTGGAAGAACTTAAACT
This portion of the Capra hircus breed San Clemente chromosome X unlocalized genomic scaffold, ASM170441v1, whole genome shotgun sequence genome encodes:
- the RLIM gene encoding E3 ubiquitin-protein ligase RLIM, with translation MESSDCNDKGSGDQSAAQRRSQMDRLDREEAFYQFVNNLSEEDYRLMRDNNLLGTPGESTEEELLRRLQQIKEGPPPQNSDENRGGDSSDDVSNGDSIIDWLNSVRQTGNTTRSGQRGNQSWRAVSRTNPNSGDFRFSLEINVNRNNGSQNPENENEPSTRRSSGESMDNNSQRQMENPRSESTSARPPRSERSSTEALTEAPPTRGQRRARSRSPDHRRTRARAERSRSPLHPMSEIPRRSHHSISSQTFEHPLVNETEGSSRTRHHVTLRQQISGPDLLTRGLFAASGTRNASQGAGSSDTTGNGESTGSGQRPPTIVLDLQVRRVRPGEYRQRDSIASRTRSRSQTPNNTVTYESERGGFRRTFSRSERAGVRTYVSTIRIPIRRILNTGLSETTSVAIQTMLRQIMTGFGELSYFMYSDSDSEPSGSVSSRNMERSESRNGRGGSGGSSSSGSSSSSSPSSSSNGESSETSSEVFEGSNEGSSSSGSSGARREGRHRAPVTFDESGSLPFLSLAQFFLLNEDDDDQPRGLTKEQIDNLAMRSFGENDALKTCSVCITEYTEGNKLRKLPCSHEYHVHCIDRWLSENSTCPICRRAVLASGNRESVV